A genomic segment from Streptosporangium roseum DSM 43021 encodes:
- a CDS encoding serine/threonine-protein kinase — protein MAEAGAVTVPGYEVSGVLGQGGFGIVYRARQLAVEREVALKVDNRVLVSERDRRRFMREVTSAGALSGHPHVAHVYDAGVLPDGRPYMVLELCPGGSLLDRMRAEGRLAPAEVADIGARIADALSAAHAAGVLHRDIKPANILINRYGNVVLSDFGLATMPSAGGEVSVTRESLTPAYAPPEAFELTEPTTAGDVYSLAATLYALLSGRPPRFPESGVANIAVIMALHRLPVPEIPDVPAEFTEVLRQAMASDPARRTPSVAALRDALTDLRLDRAAQASRPAAPRPVPSVPSVPAAPPAAPLTGPPSPYGMPPARSAGAVGAAGRDPVRAHLTSPGARDLATTGARAAGAPSPGTSNSRVFVAVAVAFTILLLAGAGVMFLENRDREPPAGQRQDTAGEIGKPGTGTEAGKVDTVTAACPAAGVPGAQAACVKEAECWGGLVVISGDATAKRIGCEESHSWETFAIAPLPVDSLTHDYAALEKHPVVKKVCASQVLLASRYGDARAIGSGRWHSTVLPPSKEQFELGVRTYRCLGGVLGSEKPGTVFRP, from the coding sequence GTGGCCGAAGCAGGTGCCGTGACGGTGCCGGGCTACGAGGTGTCCGGCGTGCTCGGGCAGGGCGGTTTCGGAATCGTCTACCGGGCCAGGCAGTTGGCGGTGGAGCGCGAGGTCGCGCTCAAGGTCGACAACCGGGTGCTGGTCTCGGAGCGGGACAGGCGCCGCTTCATGCGCGAGGTCACCTCCGCGGGAGCGCTCTCCGGGCACCCGCACGTCGCCCACGTCTATGACGCCGGGGTGCTGCCCGACGGCCGGCCGTACATGGTGCTGGAACTGTGCCCGGGCGGGTCGCTGCTGGACCGGATGCGGGCCGAGGGGCGGCTGGCCCCGGCCGAGGTGGCCGACATCGGCGCCCGGATCGCGGACGCGCTGTCCGCCGCGCACGCCGCCGGGGTGCTGCACCGCGACATCAAGCCCGCCAACATCCTGATCAACCGGTACGGCAACGTCGTGCTCTCCGACTTCGGCCTGGCCACCATGCCGTCCGCGGGCGGCGAGGTCTCGGTGACGCGCGAGTCGCTCACCCCCGCCTATGCCCCGCCCGAGGCGTTCGAGCTGACCGAGCCCACCACCGCCGGGGACGTCTACTCCCTCGCCGCCACGCTCTACGCGCTGCTGTCGGGCCGCCCGCCGCGCTTCCCCGAGAGCGGCGTGGCCAACATCGCCGTCATCATGGCCCTGCACCGCCTGCCCGTCCCCGAGATCCCGGATGTGCCGGCGGAGTTCACCGAGGTGCTCCGGCAGGCCATGGCCAGCGACCCGGCCCGGCGCACCCCCTCCGTGGCGGCGCTGCGGGACGCCCTCACCGACCTTCGTCTGGACCGTGCCGCCCAGGCGTCCCGGCCGGCCGCCCCGCGCCCCGTCCCCTCCGTTCCTTCCGTTCCCGCCGCTCCCCCCGCGGCGCCGTTGACCGGTCCGCCCTCGCCGTACGGCATGCCGCCGGCGCGCTCGGCGGGCGCGGTGGGCGCGGCGGGCAGGGATCCGGTGCGCGCGCACCTGACCTCTCCGGGAGCGCGGGACCTGGCGACCACCGGAGCACGGGCGGCGGGCGCCCCGTCCCCGGGCACGTCGAACTCCCGCGTGTTCGTCGCGGTGGCCGTGGCCTTCACGATCCTGCTGCTGGCCGGGGCCGGGGTGATGTTCCTGGAGAACCGCGACCGGGAGCCGCCCGCCGGTCAGCGGCAGGACACGGCCGGCGAGATCGGCAAGCCCGGTACGGGCACGGAGGCCGGGAAGGTCGACACCGTCACGGCCGCCTGTCCGGCCGCCGGGGTGCCGGGCGCTCAGGCCGCCTGCGTGAAGGAGGCCGAGTGCTGGGGCGGCCTCGTCGTGATCTCGGGTGACGCGACGGCCAAGCGGATCGGCTGCGAGGAGTCGCACTCCTGGGAGACCTTCGCGATCGCCCCGCTGCCGGTGGACTCCCTCACCCACGATTACGCGGCCCTGGAGAAGCACCCGGTGGTGAAGAAGGTGTGCGCGTCGCAGGTCCTGCTCGCCTCCCGGTACGGCGA
- a CDS encoding glycosyltransferase family 4 protein: MLQHAYGMGGTIRTVLNLAAYLARERDVEIVSVVRTAEEPFFPMPPGVRVSFLDDRTRPRGRLARMLSRFPSLLVPEQENVYHALTLWTDLRLVAFLRSMRTGVVISTRPGFNLVTALFAPPGVLTVGQEHVALDVHSPEIRRLIKRRYGRLDAFVTLTDADLRQYARTLRADPPGRLLRIPNALPHLAGDISPLEEKVVIAIGRLVHAKGFDRLVRAWAHVAAAHPDWVLRIYGGGTAKAETKLRTRIEDAGLADRVFLMGSSPEIGVELAKSSIYVVSSRYEGFGMTILEAMSKGVPVVSFDCPHGPREIITDEHDGLLVRTKKAQDLAEAVCRLIEDRRLRGTLGGNAVRTAARYDLDAVGARWDALLADLAGDASPPA, from the coding sequence GTGCTGCAGCACGCCTACGGGATGGGCGGAACCATCCGGACCGTGCTCAACCTCGCCGCGTACCTGGCGCGGGAGCGCGACGTGGAGATCGTCAGCGTGGTCCGGACGGCGGAGGAGCCCTTCTTCCCGATGCCTCCCGGCGTGCGGGTGTCGTTCCTGGATGACAGGACCAGGCCCCGCGGCCGGCTCGCCCGGATGCTGTCGCGCTTCCCGAGCCTGCTGGTCCCGGAGCAGGAGAACGTCTACCACGCGCTCACCCTCTGGACCGACCTGCGCCTGGTCGCCTTCCTGCGGTCCATGCGCACCGGCGTGGTGATCTCCACCCGGCCGGGGTTCAACCTGGTCACCGCGCTGTTCGCGCCTCCGGGAGTCCTCACGGTCGGCCAGGAGCACGTGGCCCTGGACGTCCACTCCCCCGAGATCCGGCGGCTCATCAAGAGGCGGTACGGCAGGCTGGACGCCTTCGTGACCCTCACCGACGCCGATCTGCGCCAGTACGCCAGGACGCTGCGGGCCGATCCGCCGGGACGGCTGCTGCGCATCCCCAACGCCCTGCCCCACCTGGCCGGTGACATCTCCCCTCTGGAGGAGAAGGTCGTCATCGCCATCGGCAGGCTGGTGCACGCCAAGGGCTTCGACCGTCTGGTCAGGGCGTGGGCACACGTCGCGGCGGCGCATCCGGACTGGGTGCTGCGCATCTACGGCGGCGGTACGGCGAAGGCCGAGACGAAGCTCCGCACCAGGATCGAGGACGCGGGTCTGGCGGACCGGGTGTTCCTGATGGGCAGTTCTCCGGAGATCGGGGTCGAGCTGGCCAAGTCGTCGATCTACGTCGTCAGCTCGCGCTACGAGGGGTTCGGCATGACGATCCTGGAGGCGATGAGCAAGGGCGTGCCCGTGGTGAGCTTCGACTGCCCGCACGGTCCCAGGGAGATCATCACCGACGAGCACGACGGGCTGCTCGTGCGTACCAAGAAGGCACAGGATCTGGCCGAGGCCGTCTGCCGCCTGATCGAGGACCGGCGGTTGCGCGGCACGCTGGGCGGCAACGCGGTGCGCACGGCCGCCCGTTACGACCTCGACGCCGTGGGCGCGCGCTGGGACGCCCTGCTGGCCGACCTCGCCGGCGACGCGTCGCCGCCCGCCTGA
- a CDS encoding TetR/AcrR family transcriptional regulator: protein MSGRDPDRRRALLDAADRVIRREGPEASMASIAAEAGITKPILYRHFGDKSGLYQALANRHVRTVVSLLRPEFDRDRTDLRSRARSTITAYLDMIAANLNLYRFLFHRAGAEDSRTHSQMTAIVRSLGEELGAVIAAESAVPDPVRAQVLGHAFVGMVQATGDWWLEHPEVDRAEVVEGLVSVVVATMSATLPR, encoded by the coding sequence GTGAGCGGACGGGATCCCGACAGGCGGCGGGCGCTGCTGGACGCCGCGGACCGGGTGATCAGGCGGGAGGGGCCGGAGGCGTCGATGGCCTCGATCGCCGCCGAGGCGGGGATCACCAAACCCATCCTCTACCGGCATTTCGGCGACAAGAGCGGGCTCTACCAGGCCCTCGCCAACCGGCACGTCCGCACCGTGGTCAGCCTGCTGCGCCCGGAGTTCGACCGGGACAGGACGGACCTGCGCAGCCGTGCCCGGTCGACCATCACCGCCTATCTCGACATGATCGCCGCGAACCTCAACCTCTACCGTTTCCTGTTCCACCGGGCCGGCGCCGAGGACAGCCGTACCCACTCCCAGATGACCGCGATCGTGCGCAGCCTCGGTGAGGAGCTCGGCGCGGTGATCGCCGCGGAGTCCGCGGTCCCTGACCCGGTCCGTGCCCAGGTGCTGGGGCACGCCTTCGTCGGCATGGTCCAGGCCACCGGTGACTGGTGGCTGGAGCACCCCGAGGTGGACCGGGCGGAGGTCGTCGAGGGACTGGTCAGCGTGGTCGTCGCGACGATGTCCGCCACGCTGCCCCGCTGA
- a CDS encoding NAD(P)-dependent alcohol dehydrogenase, translating into MRAIVQDEYGPPHVLSLGEVPIPTPGAGDVLIRVHAAGVDYGVWHVMTGLPLIGRLGFGLRRPRNRVPGMDVAGVVESVGANVTAFRPGDEVYGAATGAYAQFALARPGKLARKPAKLNFTEAAAVPVSGVTALRAVGQVTADEKVLVIGAGGGVGSFATQLAVAGGAHVTAVCSTAKADLVRSLGAQAVIDYTCEPLTGTYDLIIDIAGIRPLALLRGLLTERGRLVIVGGEGGGRWFGGLGRPLAVRLITLFTRQRLGALIALTRTADLDALRDLIEAGAVRPAVGRTYSLAEASTAVGDLAAGNAPGKLVITVE; encoded by the coding sequence ATGAGGGCGATCGTCCAGGACGAGTACGGCCCGCCGCACGTGCTGAGCCTCGGCGAGGTCCCGATCCCGACGCCCGGTGCCGGCGATGTGCTGATCCGGGTGCACGCGGCCGGCGTCGACTACGGCGTGTGGCACGTCATGACCGGGCTGCCGCTCATCGGCCGCCTTGGCTTCGGTCTGCGCCGGCCCCGCAACCGCGTGCCGGGCATGGACGTGGCCGGCGTCGTGGAGTCCGTCGGTGCCAACGTGACTGCGTTTCGCCCCGGCGACGAGGTGTACGGCGCGGCGACCGGCGCGTACGCGCAGTTCGCGCTCGCCCGCCCGGGCAAGCTCGCCCGCAAGCCCGCCAAATTGAACTTCACCGAAGCGGCGGCCGTACCCGTGTCAGGGGTGACCGCGTTGCGGGCCGTCGGCCAGGTCACCGCCGACGAGAAGGTGCTGGTCATCGGCGCCGGCGGCGGAGTGGGCAGCTTCGCGACGCAACTTGCGGTCGCCGGCGGCGCCCATGTCACCGCCGTGTGCAGCACAGCCAAGGCCGACCTCGTCCGGTCACTGGGCGCCCAGGCCGTCATCGACTACACGTGCGAGCCGCTCACCGGGACGTACGATCTGATCATCGACATCGCGGGCATCCGGCCGCTGGCCCTGCTGCGCGGGCTGCTCACCGAGCGCGGCCGGCTCGTCATCGTCGGCGGCGAGGGCGGCGGTCGGTGGTTCGGCGGGCTCGGCCGGCCGCTGGCCGTCCGGCTGATCACCCTGTTCACGCGCCAGCGCCTGGGTGCGCTGATCGCGCTGACCCGTACCGCCGACCTGGACGCGCTGCGCGACCTCATCGAGGCCGGGGCCGTGCGACCGGCCGTCGGGCGCACGTACTCCCTGGCGGAGGCCTCCACCGCGGTGGGTGACCTGGCGGCAGGCAACGCGCCCGGAAAGCTCGTCATCACGGTTGAGTGA
- a CDS encoding helix-turn-helix transcriptional regulator: protein MVKPTRVTNAIRALRFAHDEMTQAELADRVGVTRQTIIAIEQGRYSPSLEMAFRIARVFRVGLDDVFQYPDTEGDPS, encoded by the coding sequence GTGGTGAAGCCGACGCGGGTCACCAACGCGATCCGGGCCCTGCGGTTCGCGCACGACGAGATGACCCAGGCCGAGCTGGCCGACCGGGTCGGCGTCACTCGCCAGACCATCATCGCGATCGAACAGGGTCGCTACTCCCCCTCTCTGGAGATGGCGTTCCGCATCGCCCGGGTGTTCCGGGTCGGACTCGACGACGTCTTCCAGTACCCCGACACCGAAGGAGACCCCTCATGA